In a single window of the Oryctolagus cuniculus chromosome 2, mOryCun1.1, whole genome shotgun sequence genome:
- the BOD1L1 gene encoding biorientation of chromosomes in cell division protein 1-like 1 isoform X2 yields MATNPQPQPPPPAPPPPPPQPQPPPPPPGPGTGPGTGGAGGASAGAGDPQLVAMIVNHLKSQGLFDQFRRDCLADVDTKPAYQNLRQRVDNFVANHLATHTWSPHLNKNQLRNNIRQQVLKSGMLESGIDRIISQVVDPKINHTFRPQVEKAVHEFLATLNHKEEASGSTSPDEEKPDSSIITQGIPTPGPSANVANDAMSILETISSLNQEANAARASTETSNAKTSERISKKVPSQPSADASADKERTSEDMADKEKSTPDSGGEGLETASKSEEFSDLPCPVEDIKNHTKENNGLILLSKDIQQESSDQKNKSTDKGEKKPEINEKGERKKEKKEKTEKKVEYLKRSEDAQKGKDEKQMKDKEVESSKLPSEKNSNKAKTVEGTKEDFSFIDSDVDGLTDITVSSVHTSDLSSFEEDTEEEVVMSDSMEEGEITSDDEEKNTQNKTKTQTCESSEGKVKNVRHAYVHKPYLYSKYYSDSDDELTVEQRRQSIAKEKEERLLRRQINREKLEEKRKQKAEKTKSSKAKSQGKSSMDVEESTTKSSELKVPRIKEVLKERKVLEKKVALSKKRRKDSRNVEESSKKKQQPEEDSKETVKTSEHCEKEKLSSSKDPKHAHTKCEPSKPARRLSECLHSADENKNESKTEREHKRRTSTPVVLEGAQEETDTRDGKRQVERLESGPEELQKQKSLLKHEKHVKKDDSETPHLKSLPKKDVKSSKERPEKEKTLSEDKMSTKHKYKGDGVHKTGDETELHFSEKGVKVEENIQKQSQQTKLFSDEKTERKSKHRNERRLSILGKDGKPVSEYLIKTDENVRKESNKKERNVLAEKTKAEHRSRRSSDSRIQKDSPSSKQHGIMLQKRSESYSEDKCDTDSINLDSNFKPEDVHKEKRRTKSFLEEKLGLKSKSKSQGKQLKAVEAELQESVAKQSTTPKPDKEKSPEENDSDKQRRSKGEDKPVEETSVEPVLESTASSTHNTQKDSSHRAKLPLAKEKYKGDKDLSSSRLERKLSDGHKSRSLKHSSKDMKKKEENKSDDKDSKEVDCNHEKPRGNSSVMEKKLSKKLYENRRGSLSQEVTKGEEKLNTLGTSSTPSSSSLQRPKKSGDSTLIPEQEPMDIDFESTVENIIEVSKTQDSTTNGSQPDIDSENVMKQKPTATVLKDELRTLAVDSKPAAPSCKSGRGTGFSNSEKHADHKSTLTKKVQIQNTLSKPNLGEKEPIPQGTHEVNVDSETSHRMLPDALSENDMIQKNLKNTTTAKPTEECIAFEHSINVVPSLSLSSGTVAPQIEPHDSNVIPLVEKRTVLECGTASTSLMHHSAVPNQRLAVKESEVPRTSDNKEDEDLTVVSPAKASMTNERHIPEGYQATLLDSKGKINLLPASKVTDRLVENQSTGTEGALMDMTKEESDISAELSLKQRVRATVETDKKDGLAVDHMVSMNAEKDAEIVEHNQDSGDISISIDGNKKNENNEVDTSAQGDAASSVSHQRNGKTENVAAGSGGAEKTSVATSTDGKDSSVTLIPLKAGDATTTSSETGEREVALPCTSIEADEGFTVGASPRSSRLQGGSEASESTVFAAAEEGGGVVTEGLAESETFLTSTKEGESGECAVAESEDRAADPVAAHTVKTEANVSRVVTEEKDDAVTSAGSEEKCDGSSSRDSEIVEGTVVFISEVESDGTVTSAGTEVRVGSVSSEEVEESQGNMTRTCPKKETDGTVTCTGTEGRSDNFVIYSVTGEGPQEERVVTGAGVILADNEMPPGTSATQDGDGSVNDGTEGESAVTSTGITEEDGEGPASCTGSEDSSEGFAISSESEESGESAMNSTIAKEVTNVQLVAAGPCDDEGIVTSTGAKEEDDEGEGVVTSTGRGNEIGHASTCTAIGEESEGVLICESAEGDNQMGPVVEKVEAEAGAAITNANESNVDSMSGAEKEIKDIEICSSAKGIVESSVTSAVAGKGEVVPIPEGCEDPMTSAASDQSDSQLTKKEKIEDTTISTGMVGDSYDILVSGAVPECEIGHTSPSRKDESVITSVEIEECDGIMATTASDDVTPQNSLAGGESQSKGLMISTSTSDYTPQLSAVTDMGKGHSGTLRAEENIEGNRINMEEFEAPMPSAVSGDESQLAASRNEEKDECAMISTSIEEEFEVPISSATTIKGAESQQPVAAAEERAKGPTSVSTDDFEVPMPSAPTEVESLLASTSKEEKDECALISTSIAEECEASISGAVVEGENEQSITDGSAVISTSSVEDCEGPVSSAVPQEEVHPLVTPAEEMNDLAMISTSTSEGCEAVMIGAATQDEDQAISVRVEDLSDAAIISTSTAECVLMVASLDRHKDNQLAANNPGGNNDLSATTVSKCEVPMPSLIAENNCQCPGPFMGSKEVGPVMAVSTEGGHSRPSIHEPSAGQGQPGAVCTEEERVSKDCPDKGPCREQEQKESALCLIGAEEKTVLDKSPEAGTAAGRSSARYSVGRGSERSANLPVHRRGLQQMSAQTGDDPSVSINCLAAENTGAQKPDSMPPVQGSATEDVSDPPDQQGPENSLKTTTTEHITGQEVKTAASHIEILPAAYHMAPTAPKCEQDLTTESGHNDRWTSQASSEKAEDGNGTRKAFREEGHLNVTVSSEESLGDIGKEESPLNVLRELELKTNLETETFVPSEEEKNQNIVAPVESTCEGKLSGTAELQSESLNVKNSGLRTNEDTHSRSYNKGEASCSRKDNTEAMRSHSVEASPKEDEEEERHMPKRKRKKHYPPSEDELDDNPDVPDCRTEAAQRPCSETEPQHTKEENSGDLEFPKTSSETNSMASRPVEEKDEYSSSEATGEKTEQHEEDNSKSQEEDQPIIIKRKRGRPRKYPVETAFKINDTKTDAGIVTVEQSPPSSKLKVMPTDESNKETANLQERSISIDDGEEKTVASVRRRGRKPKRSLTLSDDAESSEPERKRQKSASEGTEDKKDQDSDEEEEEEEEEEPSGATTRSTTRSEAQRSKTQLSPSTKRKREVSPPGARTRGQQRVEEAPVKKAKR; encoded by the exons ATCAGGAATGTTGGAGTCTGGTATCGACAGAATTATTTCTCAGGTTGTGGACCCAAAGATCAACCACACATTCAGACCTCAGGTAGAGAAAGCTGTGCATGAGTTTTTGGCCACACTAAATCACAAAGAGGAAGCTAGTGGCAGCACATCGCCTGATGAGGAGAAACCAGACTCTTCCATCATTACACAAG GCATCCCTACTCCTGGGCCCAGTGCTAATGTAGCCAACGATGCCATGTCAATCTTGGAAACCATAAGCTCTCTTAACCAAGAAGCTAATGCTGCCAGGGCTTCGACAGAAACATCAAATGCCAAGACAAGTGAGAGAATATCCAAAAAAGTCCCATCTCAACCAAGTGCTGATGCTAGTGCTGACAAAGAGAGAACTTCAGAGGACATGGCTGATAAAGAAAAATCTACCCCCGACTCTGGAGGAGAAGGACTGGAAACGGCCTCAAAGTCTGAAGAATTTAGTGATCTCCCTTGTCCAGTGGAAGACATTAAGAATCACACAAAGGAGAATAATGGCTTAATTCTGCTAAGTAAAGACATTCAACAGGAAAGCAGtgaccaaaaaaataaatcaacagacAAGGGTGAAAAGAAACCAGAGATCaatgaaaagggagaaagaaagaaagaaaagaaggaaaagactgAAAAGAAAGTTGAATACTTGAAGAGGAGTGAAGATGCacagaaaggaaaagatgaaaaacaaatgaaggatAAAGAAGTAGAGAGTTCAAAACTTCCTTCAGAAAAGAATAGTAATAAAGCTAAAACTGTTGAAGGGACAAAGGAAG ATTTCTCCTTTATAGATTCTGATGTGGATGGACTTACAGACATTACCGTTAGCTCTGTCCATACCAGTGACCTTTCATCTTTTGAAGAAGACACTGAAGAGGAAGTTGTGATGTCTGATAGCATGGAAGAAGGAGAGATTACATCAGATG ATGAAGAAAAGAAcacacagaataaaacaaaaactcaaactTGTGAGTCTAGTGaaggaaaagtaaaaaatgtACGGCATGCTTATGTTCACAAACCATATCTTTACTCGAAGTACTATAGTGATTCTGATGATGAACTCACTGTAGAACAACGGCGGCAGTCTATT gctaaagaaaaagaagagagacttTTAAGAAGGCAAATTAATAGAGAGAAACTTGAAGAAAAACggaaacaaaaagcagaaaagacAAAGTCTTCAAAAGCTAAGAGTCAAG GCAAAAGTAGCATGGATGTAGAAGAATCCACAACAAAAAGTTCAGAACTTAAAGTCCCCAGAATTAAAGAAGTACTTAAAGAAAGGAAAGTTTTAGAGAAAAAAGTAGCCTtaagcaaaaaaagaagaaaagattcaAG GAATGTGGAAGAAAGTTCCAAAAAGAAACAACAGCCTGAAGAAGATTCTAAAGAAACCGTCAAAACAAGTGAG CACTGTGAAAAGGAAAAGCTGTCTTCTTCAAAGGACCCAAAGCATGCTCATACAAAATGTGAACCAAGCAAACCTGCCCGGAGACTTTCAGAATGTTTACATTCAgctgatgaaaacaaaaatgaatccaaaACAGAAAGAGAACATAAAAGACGTACGTCTACCCCTGTTGTGCTTGAAGGGGCACAGGAAGAAACTGACACAAGAGATGGGAAAAGACAAGTAGAACGCTTAGAGAGTGGCCCAGAAGAACTCCAGAAGCAGAAAAGCCTACTGAAACATGAAAAGCATGTAAAAAAAGATGATTCTGAAACACCACATTTGAAAAGCTTGCCTAAGAAGGATGTGAAATCCTCCAAGGAAAGGCCTGAGAAAGAGAAAACTCTGTCAGAAGACAAAATGTCTACGAAACATAAGTATAAAGGTGATGGTGTACATAAAACAGGCGATGAGACTGAACTTCACTTCTCTGAGAAAGGTGTAAAAGTAGAGGAAAATATTCAAAAGCAAAGTCAGCAAACGAAGcttttttcagatgagaaaactgaacgGAAAAGTAAACATAGGAATGAGAGGAGGTTATCAATTTTAGGCAAAGATGGAAAGCCAGTTTCTGAATATCTTATAAAAACAGATGAGAATGTTCGTaaagaaagcaacaaaaaagagagaaatgtgttaGCCGAAAAAACTAAGGCAGAGCACAGATCAAGAAGATCAAGTGATTCTAGAATTCAGAAAGATTCTCCAAGCTCCAAACAACATGGTATCATGTTACAGAAACGAAGTGAAAGTTATTCAGAAGATAAGTGTGATACAGACTCTATTAATTTAGACAGTAATTTTAAACCAGAAGATGTTCACAAGGAGAAGCGTAGGACAAAGAGTTTCTTAGAAGAGAAACTTGGATTGAAGTCTAAATCAAAAAGTCAAGGCAAACAGTTAAAAGCTGTTGAAGCAGAATTACAAGAAAGTGTTGCAAAACAGTCTACCACTCCAAAACCAGATAAGGAGAAGAGCCCAGAAGAAAATGACTCAGACAAACAGCGCAGGTCAAAAGGTGAAGATAAACCTGTAGAAGAAACTAGTGTTGAACCTGTGTTAGAGAGTACTGCTTCATCAACACATAACACACAGAAAGATTCTAGTCATAGAGCCAAGTTACCCTTGGCAAAGGAGAAATATAAGGGTGATAAAGATTTGAGCTCATCCAGACTTGAAAGAAAGTTGTCAGACGGACACAAAAGCAGAAGCTTAAAGCATAGTAGTAAAGacatgaaaaagaaggaagaaaataaatcagaTGACAAGGATAGTAAAGAAGTTGATTGTAATCATGAAAAGCCCAGAGGAAATAGTTCAGTCATGGaaaagaaattaagtaaaaaGTTGTATGAAAATCGAAGGGGAAGTTTATCACAAGAAGTGaccaaaggagaagaaaaattaaacactttGGGTACTTCCAGCACTCCCAGTAGTTCTTCCCTTCAGAGACCAAAAAAAAGTGGTGATAGCACGTTGATTCCTGAGCAGGAGCCAATGGACATTGATTTTGAGTCAACCGTTGAAAATATAATTGAAGTGTCTAAAACCCAAGACAGCACCACTAATGGTTCTCAACCAGACATTGACTCTGAAAAtgttatgaaacaaaaacctaCTGCCACAGTTCTAAAGGATGAACTAAGAACTTTAGCAGTAGACTcaaagccagcagctccatcctgtAAATCAGGGCGTGGAACAGGATTTAGTAATTCTGAAAAGCATGCTGACCATAAAAGCACCCTGACCAAGAAAGTGCAGATCCAAAACACCCTGTCCAAACCAAACCTGGGAGAGAAGGAGCCCATTCCACAAGGAACTCATGAAGTGAATGTAGACTCTGAAACTAGTCACAGAATGCTACCTGATGCCCTGTCAGAAAATGATAtgatacaaaaaaatttgaaaaacacaaccacagcCAAACCCACTGAAGAATGTATTGCTTTTGAACATTCCATAAATGTAGTTCCCTCACTGTCCTTAAGTTCAGGGACTGTTGCACCTCAGATAGAACCTCATGATTCAAATGTGATTCCTCTGGTTGAAAAAAGAACTGTTTTGGAATGTGGCACAGCCAGTACCTCCCTTATGCATCACTCTGCTGTCCCTAACCAAAGGCTGGCTGTTAAGGAATCAGAAGTCCCTAGAACAAGTGACAACAAAGAAGATGAAGATCTCACAGTTGTATCTCCAGCAAAAGCAAGCATGACTAATGAAAGACACATTCCAGAAGGTTACCAGGCTACTTTATTGGACAGTAAAGGAAAAATTAACCTGCTTCCTGCTAGCAAGGTAACAGACAGGCTTGTAGAAAATCAGAGCACTGGCACAGAAGGTGCCTTGATGGACATGACCAAGGAAGAGAGTGACATAAGTGCAGAACTCAGCTTAAAGCAGAGAGTTAGAGCTACAGTAGAAACTGACAAGAAGGATGGCCTTGCTGTTGATCATATGGTAAGCATGAATGCagaaaaagatgctgaaattgtTGAACATAATCAAGACTCAGGTGACATAAGCATTTCCATTGATggtaataaaaagaatgaaaacaatgaGGTAGACACCAGTGCGCAAGGCGATGCTGCATCCTCTGTTTCAcaccaaagaaatggaaaaactgaGAATGTGGCAGCTGGGTCTGGTGGAGCAGAAAAGACTTCTGTTGCCACTAGCACTGATGGGAAGGACAGCAGTGTCACCTTAATCCCACTCAAGGCTGGGGATGCTACCACCACTTCTTCGGAaacaggggagagggaggtggcctTGCCTTGCACCAGCATTGAGGCAGACGAAGGCTTCACAGTAGGTGCAAGCCCAAGAAGCAGTCGTCTTCAGGGTGGGTCAGAAGCCAGCGAAAGCACCGTGTTTGCTGCAGCTGAAGAAGGTGGAGGTGTTGTCACAGAAGGATTAGCTGAAAGTGAGACTTTCCTCACAAGCACCAAGGAAGGGGAAAGTGGAGAGTGTGCTGTGGCAGAATCTGAAGATAGAGCAGCAGACCCAGTGGCTGCTCATACAGTTAAGACTGAAGCTAATGTGAGTAGAGTTGTGACAGAGGAAAAAGATGATGCTGTAACTAGTGCAGGCTCTGAAGAAAAGTGTGATGGTTCTTCAAGTAGAGACTCAGAAATAGTAGAAGGAACTGTTGTTTTTATTAGTGAAGTTGAAAGTGATGGAACAGTTACTAGTGCTGGGACAGAAGTAAGAGTGGGATCTGTAAGCAGTGAGGAGGTCGAAGAGTCCCAGGGAAATATGACAAGAACATGTCCCAAGAAAGAAACCGATGGCACTGTAACATGTACGGGAACAGAAGGCAGAAGTGATAACTTCGTCATCTATTCAGTAACAGGGGAAGGACCCCAAGAGGAGCGTGTGGTTACGGGTGCAGGTGTGATCCTAGCAGATAATGAAATGCCTCCTGGAACAAGCGCCACTCAAGATGGAGATGGCTCTGTGAATGATGGCACAGAAGGTGAGAGTGCAGTCACCAGCACAGGGATCACGGAAGAAGACGGAGAGGGGCCAGCAAGTTGCACAGGTTCAGAAGATAGCAGTGAAGGTTTTGCAATAAGTTCTGAATCAGaagaaagtggagagagtgcaatgaACAGCACAATAGCCAAAGAAGTCACTAATGTACAATTAGTTGCTGCTGGTCCGTGTGATGATGAGGGCATTGTGACCAGCACAGGTGCAAAAGAGGAAGATGATGAAGGGGAGGGTGTTGTGACTAGTACTGGAAGAGGTAATGAAATTGGCCATGCCTCAACTTGCACAGCGATTGGAGAAGAAAGTGAAGGGGTATTGATTTGTGAAAGTGCGGAAGGAGACAATCAGATGGGTCCTGTAGTAGAGAAAGTAGAAGCTGAAGCTGGAGCGGCCATCACGAATGCAAATGAAAGTAATGTTGATAGCATGAGTGGTGCTGAGAAGGAAATCAAAGACATAGAAATCTGCTCCAGTGCAAAAGGGATTGTGGAAAGCAGTGTGACCAGTGCAGTGGCAGGAAAGGGTGAAGTGGTGCCAATTCCAGAAGGTTGTGAGGATCCCATGACAAGTGCAGCTTCTGATCAAAGTGACAGTCAGCTCACCAAGAAAGAAAAGATTGAAGATACCACCATTTCCACTGGCATGGTGGGGGACAGTTACGATATTCTTGTATCTGGTGCAGTCCCAGAATGTGAAATTGGCCACACATCACCAAGTAGAAAAGATGAGAGTGTCATCACCTCTGTAGAAATTGAGGAGTGTGATGGCATCATGGCTACCACCGCCAGTGATGATGTTACCCCCCAAAATAGCCTGGCTGGAGGGGAAAGTCAAAGCAAAGGCTTGATGATTTCCACCAGTACAAGTGATTACACCCCTCAGTTAAGTGCAGTTACAGACATGGGTAAAGGTCACTCAGGTACTTTGAGAGCTGAAGAAAATATAGAAGGTAACAGAATAAACATGGAAGAATTTGAGGCACCTATGCCCAGTGCAGTTTCAGGAGATGAGAGCCAACTTGCTGCCAGCAGAAATGAGGAGAAAGATGAATGTGCCATGATTTCTACAAGCATCGAAGAAGAATTCGAAGTGCCTATTTCCAGTGCAACAACTATCAAAGGTGCTGAAAGTCAGCAGCCAGTGGCAGCAGCTGAAGAAAGAGCTAAGGGCCCAACCTCAGTGAGCACTGATGACTTTGAGGTTCCTATGCCCAGTGCACCCACAGAAGTTGAAAGTCTTCTTGCCTCAACCAGCAAGGAAGAAAAAGATGAATGTGCCCTCATTTCCACCAGCATAGCAGAAGAATGTGAGGCATCTATTTCTGGGGCAGTTGTTGAAGGTGAAAATGAGCAGTCCATTACCGACGGGAGTGCTGTCATCTCAACAAGCTCTGTGGAGGACTGTGAGGGTCCAGTGTCCAGCGCTGTCCCTCAGGAGGAAGTCCACCCCTTGGTCACACCAGCAGAAGAGATGAATGACTTAGCCATGATTTCCACAAGTACCTCTGAAGGCTGTGAAGCAGTCATGATTggtgctgccacccaggatgaAGATCAGGCCATATCTGTAAGAGTAGAAGACTTGAGTGATGCTGCCATCATCTCTACCAgcacagcagagtgtgtgctgatGGTTGCCAGCCTAGACAGACACAAAGACAATCAGCTGGCTGCAAACAACCCAGGAGGAAACAATGACTTGTCAGCCACAACGGTGAGCAAATGTGAGGTTCCCATGCCCAGCCTCATTGCTGAGAATAACTGTCAGTGTCCTGGGCCATTTATGGGAAGCAAAGAAGTTGGCCCTGTGATGGCAGTAAGCACTGAGGGAGGGCACAGCAGACCATCAATCCATGAGCCTTCTGCAGGTCAAGGGCAGCCTGGTGCTGTTTGTACAGAAGAAGAAAGAGTGAGTAAGGACTGCCCTGACAAAGGACCATGTAGAGAACAAGAACAAAAGGAGAGTGCATTGTGCCTCATAGGTGCAGAAGAAAAGACTGTATTAGACAAAAGCCCAGAGGCAGGAACGGCAGCAGGCAGAAGCTCAGCTAGATATTCAGTAGGAAGGGGCTCAGAGAGGAGTGCTAACTTACCTGTCCATCGCAGAGGACTGCAACAGATGTCTGCCCAAACAGGTGATGACCCCTCTGTCAGTATTAACTGTTTGGCAGCAGAAAATACTGGTGCTCAAAAACCTGACAGCATGCCACCTGTCCAAGGCAGTGCCACAGAAGATGTCTCTGATCCTCCCGACCAGCAGGGGCCTGAGAATAGCTTGAAAACCACTACCACTGAACATATTACTGGCCAGGAGGTGAAGACTGCTGCTTCTCACATCGAGATACTTCCAGCTGCCTACCACATGGCTCCGACGGCTCCTAAGTGTGAGCAGGACTTGACTACAGAGAGTGGTCATAATGACAGATGGACAAGTCAGGCCtcttctgagaaagcagaagatggtaaTGGCACGAGGAAAGCATTCCGTGAGGAAGGACACCTTAACGTCACTGTTTCTTCTGAAGAGAGTTTAGGTGACATAG GCAAGGAAGAGTCTCCACTGAATGTTCTGAGAGAATTGGAACTGAAAACCAACTTAGAAACTGAG acatttgtgccttcagaagaagagaaaaatcagaacATTGTAGCACCAGTGGAAAGTACCTGCGAGGGAAAGCTAAGTGGAACAG cTGAACTACAGAGTGAATCACTTAAT GTCAAAAATTCAGGCTTAAGAACAAACGAAGATACGCATAGTAGATCTTACAACAAAGGAG AGGCATCCTGTAGTAGAAAAGACAACACCGAAGCCATGAGAAGTCACAGTGTTGAAGCAAGTCCTAAAGAG gatgaagaggaagaaaggcaTATGccgaaaagaaaaagaaagaagcattaTCCCCCTTCAGAAGATGAACTGG ATGATAATCCAGATGTCCCGGATTGCAGAACAGAAGCAGCACAGAGGCCGTGCTCTGAAACCGAGCCACAACACACGAAG GAAGAAAACTCTGGAGATTTAGAATTCCCTAAGACAAGTTCTGAGACAAACAGCATGGCTTCAAGGCCTGTGGAAGAAAAGG ATGAATATAGTAGCAGTGAAGCTACTGGGGAAAAAACAGAGCAGCATGAAGAGGATAACAGTAAATCTCAGGAG GAAGATCAGCcaataattattaaaagaaagagaggaagacctCGTAAATACCCTGTAGAAACAGCATTCAAAATAA atgacaCCAAAACAGATGCTGGCATAGTTACT GTAGAACAATCTCCACCTAGCAGCAAACTGAAAGTAATGCCAACAG